GCGCCGGGGCAAGGTCAAGGAACAGGTGAAGCTGAATAACGACCTGGCTAAGCATGTGAAAATCACAGAGGTTGAAGGCAGCACGCAGGTGATTATTGACTGCGTGAATACGCCGGGGGACGGCAATTACCGTGTTACTACGGCGCCTGCTGAACGGCGGCTCAATAAGCCGGCCCGCATCATTGTAGAACTCTTTGAAAACGGCGCGGCTATGGATGCTGTTCCCGGCATCAAGGGAAAGACCATCGTGATTGACCCCGGTCATGGGGGCAGCGATACTGGGGCCATCGGGCCAACGGGCGTCAAGGAAAAGGATGTCTGCCTGGCGGTGAGCAAGAAGGTGGAAAGTTTACTCGCTAGTTCCGGCGCCCGGGTGATTATGACCCGCAGACGTGATGTGGATGTGTATGCACCCAACGCCACGGACAAACAGGAACTGCAGGCCCGCTGCAATGTGGGCAACCGCGACCCGCGCGCCGCTTTATTTGTTTCCATTCATTGCAATGCTTTTTCCAATCCTGCTGCAAATGGCATGGAGACTTACTACTGTGCAGGTTCTCAAAAGGGCTATGAGGCGGCCAATTTCATCAATGAGGAATTGGCAAAAGCTGGCGGCCTCTTTAACCGCGGTGTCAAAACCGCCAACTACTATGTGCTGCGCCATACCAGTATGCCGGCTACTTTGCTGGAATTGGGCTTTGTGACCAATTACAGAGAGGAAAAGCTGTTGCGCAGCGATGCTTATCAGACGAAACTGGCCAATGCCATTGTGCGGGGCATTGCCCGTTATTTCAAGGGCTAAGGCCTGATAATAGATGAGGTGAGATCATGAAGAAATTGCGTTATCTGCTGCTGATGGTGCTGGCTTTGACTTTGCTGGCAGCTGCAGGCTGCAGCGATAATAAGAATAATGTTGGTGGGGATGACAACAAGACCACCATCACCGCCGACAAGGGAAGCGCTCCCAAGGCTTTGCCGGACAAGGAAAAGGAGAAGGCAGCCAAGGGCAAGCTGACCATTAAGGTTTACTATCCCGATGAACAGGGCTTGAAACTGCAGGCCGTAAAAAAGACGGTTAAGGTCGGCAGTGATGACAAGTACACCGCAGCGCTCAAAGCCCTGCTCGATGGCACCAAGGAAAAAGGTCTGGCCACCATCGTGCCCAAGCAGGCCAAAATCAAGAGTGTCAAGGTGCAGGGTGATACCGCTTTTGTCGATTTTGACGATAACTTAATCAAGAAATTCATCGGTGGTTCCACTGGGGAAGAAATGCTGGTTGGTTCCATCGTCAATACGCTGACGGAGTTTAGCGAAATCAAGAAAGTTCAGCTGCTGGTGGAGGGCAAGAAGATTGAATCCATCTCCGGCCATCTGGATTTGACCAAGCCCGTGGAACGTATGGATAACCTAATCAAATAAGCGCATTGCTTTTTTGACTTTTTTATAAGAAATACTCTACGGAACGTGGATAAAACCTTGTGTTTGTTCGCGTTCTGTGATAATATAGCAAGAGTATGGCATATTTGCGGTAGAGTACGCAAAAAACGGCCATACCTTGATTCAGATAATTACAGGAGGTCGTTTCAGACAATGAAAGTTACGGTTGAAAATGGTGAAAACCAGCAGGTTACTCTGACGGTGGAGGTTGAAGCTGCGGAAGTTTCCAAGGCAGTGGAAAAGGCTGTAAAGCGTCTCAGCAACCGTGTAAATATTCCGGGTTTCCGCAAGGGCAAGGCTCCGCGCAAGATCATCGAGCGCAACGTGGGCATGGATGCTATCATGCAGGAAGCTTTCGATATCGTAGGTCCCAAGGCTTTCGCTGATGCTCTTGAAGAACAGAAGATTGAGCCGGTTAGCCGTCCGCAGATCGACATCGAAACCCTTGAAGATGGCAAGGATCTCGTATTCAAGGCTACGGTTACGCCGCGTCCGGAAGTTAAACTCGGCGAATACAAAGGCCTGAAGGTGGAAAAGAACGTAGAAGCTGTAACGGATGAAGACGTTGAAAAGCAGCTCAAGACGTTCCAGGATCGTCAGGGCAAGATGGTTGACGCTCCGGAAGGTTCCGCAGTTAAAGATGGCGACTTCACGACGCTTGATTTCGAAGGTTTCGTAGATGGCGAAGCATTCGAAGGCGGCAAGGGTCAGGATTACCCGCTGCAGATTGGTTCCGGCAGCTTCATCCCGGGCTTCGAAGATCAGCTGATCGGCGCTAAGATTGGCGAAGAAAAAGAAGTCAACGTAACGTTCCCGGAAGAATACCATGCTAAGGAACTGGCTGGCAAGGCTGCTACGTTCAAGTGCACCATCCGCAGCATCAAGCAGAAAGAACTGCCGGCTATGGACGATGAACTGGCTAAGAAAGTCAGCAAGTTCGAAACCCTTGAAGAACTCAAGGCTGATGTTCGCAAGAACCTCGAAGAAAACGCAGCTCGCAAGGCTGAAAACGACCAGAAGGCTGCTGCTATCGACATGGCTACGAGCAACATCACCGTTGACATTCCGGCTGTCATGATTGACAACCGCGTAGAAGGCATGATTC
The Selenomonas ruminantium AC2024 DNA segment above includes these coding regions:
- a CDS encoding N-acetylmuramoyl-L-alanine amidase family protein, whose translation is MNNVFRWASLVGVLMAFICGLWLPQMAEARSSQSHELNYFQTSKVKIAGASALRIEIGMTGEEPKYTVKDSLLRKQVVITLPETRRGKVKEQVKLNNDLAKHVKITEVEGSTQVIIDCVNTPGDGNYRVTTAPAERRLNKPARIIVELFENGAAMDAVPGIKGKTIVIDPGHGGSDTGAIGPTGVKEKDVCLAVSKKVESLLASSGARVIMTRRRDVDVYAPNATDKQELQARCNVGNRDPRAALFVSIHCNAFSNPAANGMETYYCAGSQKGYEAANFINEELAKAGGLFNRGVKTANYYVLRHTSMPATLLELGFVTNYREEKLLRSDAYQTKLANAIVRGIARYFKG
- a CDS encoding GerMN domain-containing protein, translated to MKKLRYLLLMVLALTLLAAAGCSDNKNNVGGDDNKTTITADKGSAPKALPDKEKEKAAKGKLTIKVYYPDEQGLKLQAVKKTVKVGSDDKYTAALKALLDGTKEKGLATIVPKQAKIKSVKVQGDTAFVDFDDNLIKKFIGGSTGEEMLVGSIVNTLTEFSEIKKVQLLVEGKKIESISGHLDLTKPVERMDNLIK
- the tig gene encoding trigger factor codes for the protein MKVTVENGENQQVTLTVEVEAAEVSKAVEKAVKRLSNRVNIPGFRKGKAPRKIIERNVGMDAIMQEAFDIVGPKAFADALEEQKIEPVSRPQIDIETLEDGKDLVFKATVTPRPEVKLGEYKGLKVEKNVEAVTDEDVEKQLKTFQDRQGKMVDAPEGSAVKDGDFTTLDFEGFVDGEAFEGGKGQDYPLQIGSGSFIPGFEDQLIGAKIGEEKEVNVTFPEEYHAKELAGKAATFKCTIRSIKQKELPAMDDELAKKVSKFETLEELKADVRKNLEENAARKAENDQKAAAIDMATSNITVDIPAVMIDNRVEGMIREMAMRLEQQGMSFDAYLQYAGTDINKIREDYRETAEKNVRTDLMLEEVAKAEDIKVEAKDLDAEVAGMAAAYGATPQQVQKIIKEQGRIGDLAATVLRKKTAQFIIDSIA